The Sinorhizobium chiapasense sequence TTCGTTGACGACGATGAGATCACAAAGGGAAAGAGTTTCAGGATCAAGCGGAAACGCTGGAGCGAGATTCAAGATTGATCTGGCGCTTGTTTCCTTCGTGCGCCGAACGAGTTTTTCAGTTTGAGAAACATCGTTTTCCATCTGCATCAGGACAATCGACGCTTCCTCAAGAAGAGCCTCATCAATAGTATCCGAGGAAGCAATCAGATTGGCGCCCGGCGCGACCGCGATCATGTTGCGCCCCCTGGCGTCGATCAGGATCGAAGCACAACCTGTCCACACTGGCGCACGGGCAACTCGACTAAGATCTGCCGCGCCCTGCAGGTTTTGGAGGGCAGTCCCGGCCATGGCGTCTTCTCCCACGGCACCAACCATCACGACGGTGGCGCCATCACGTGAAGCCGCCACGGCCTGATTGGCACCCTTGCCACCGGCCTCGGTCCGAAAACCTGTTGCCAGAAGCGTCTGGCCCGCTTGCGGCATCTCATGCACAGTAAAGATGAGATCGACATTGATAGAACCGAAATCGATGATCATGAATGCGTCTTGTGATGATGAATGGGGTCGCCACAATAGTGGGCGACGCGCTGTGCCTCCGGGCGGCGCGTCACCGCTCGATACTCGCCTCAACGCGGGCGATCGCTTGCCTGAAGCGCTCAGTTCCTGCATGGATATGGTCGAGCAGGGGCATAACGGCCCAGTGGCGCTCCGCGATATCGTAATCGGTCACGCGTGAGTGCGGGCTGGAGAACGTCCCAAGCCGGTTATGATAGGTTTTGGCAAGACCGGGATAGCCCATCGGCTCCGCCATCGCAGACAATGCCAGAAAGAGCTCGAGGTCGCGACGAAGGTCACTCTCCTCCCCTGCATGGCGATAGAGCCAGGCATAGAGATCCGGATGAAAATTGGTGAAGACGCCGGAGAAGCCTTTGGAGCCAACACGCATCGCAGCTGCCGCAATGGCTGCATTGGCGTTGACAACCGCGAAATCCGAACCTTCGGCAAGAGCCACCCGACGCTTTACTGTCTCAAGATCGCAGGAAACATCTTTCAGGGTGACGAAGCGTCCGGTGTCCCGGCAGAACTTGAACTCGTCATCGCTGAGGAGCCGGCGGTAGGGCGCCGGGCATTCATAAAGTCCGAGCTGCAAGTCGCCTGGCAACCAGCTCAGGACGGCATCGATGCTGGAACGAAAAACCTCTGATCCGGCATTGGCCGTATCCAGCCGGTTTGTAACGAGCACGAGAGCATCGATACCCGTGTCGGCCATGGCCTTCAATTCGGCTCTCTGGTCTTCCGTTCTTTCACTGATGTGGCCGGAGGCGATGACCGGGACGCGTCCGCGGGCAAGCGAGACCACCTTTTTCGACAACGCGACACGTTCTTCCAGAGACAACTTCTGCATTTCGCTCGATTGGCAAACTGCGAAAAGCGTGTCCGCACCCATTCGTATGTACCATTCCACAAGGTTTTCGAGCCCGTCCCAATCAATGTGATTTTCAGGCGTGAGCGGGGTGAGCATTACGGGGACGATACCATGGGCGTTTCTGGCCATCTTCATACTTTCCACTGGAATTGTAAGTCAATTTCGTTTTAGAATTGAATTCCAATTTAATGGGAAGCAGGGAGTAATGCAAGGTGAGTGTGAAAAGATGGGAGGACGATGCGACAGTTTGGCATGGCCCCGACTACGGATCGGAAGCACTGAAGTACCATCCGGAGGTAAAGTCGGCGGCTGTCGCCGGTCGCATCATTACGTGTGTCGAGGTTGTCGACTGGAGTGGCACGGGAACCCGAGACCTTCTCCTGTCTGCCTGGGATCCGTGTTACGACGGCCGCGTCTTCTTGCGCCGCCAAATCGGAACAAACCAAGACGGTACCCCGATCCTCGGCGAGGAAGAACTTGTCGAAGGGGTCAGAGGCTATGTAACTGCCGTTCGCGACGGTGATGTTTTTCACCTGGTCTCAGCGTCGCGCATGCGCAAGCAGATCTACGTTATTCCTAATGTGGGGAAGAAAGGCGCACCCGAGTTCGGTGATCCGGTACGACTCGATCTTGACGCGGACTGGGTCAAGGGCAACGAGTATTTCCACATGGCTCGCTTTCACGACATCGACGGAGACGGCGTCCCGGAATTGGTTGTCGGCAGCGACTGTTGGGACGACTATTGGCCGAATGGCCTGGAGTGGAACGACGAAGGCTACCGCGGCTATGACGACGCCAATCGTTGGCTCGGCGGACCGTTGCGTGGCTTCCTCTATGCCTTCAAAAACAAAGGCTCGCTGGCTCAGCCGCTTCTGGAGCGCGGTCGGCCTCTCATTGCCGGTGAAACACCGCTGGAAGTCTACGGCCAGCTCGCGCCAGCGTTCGGCAACTTTGGCAGCGCGCGCCAGAGCCTGATTGCGGGCGAATTCTGGAATATCCTGCACATCGCTCGCCAACGCGAGGACGGACAGTTCGAGCCCACGACCTTGCTTCGCACTCAAGATGATAAAGTTCTGGAGTTGGACCAGTGCATCCACCTCCCGTGCGTCGTCGACTGGGACGGCGATGGTCGCGAAGACATTCTCGTTGGCGCCGAAGACGGCTACGTGACCTATCTGAAGAACTGCGGTGACGGTGAAGACGGCCTTCCACGTTTCGAAAAGCGCGGACGCGTTGAAACCACGCAGCCGCTCATCCATGCCGGCGTACTACCAAGCCCCGCTGCCTATGACTTCAGTGGGGATGGTCATTTCGATCTCGTCGTCGGCAATAGTACCGGCGAACTTCTGTTTTACCAGAGCCGTGAGGCGAACGGAGCGATCTACCTGGATAAGGAGATTATGCTCAGGGCTGGAGCAAAGCCGATCCGGATTGCAGCAGGACCAACCGGCTCTATCCAGGGGCCGTCGGAAAAGATGTTCGGTTACTCCTGCCCGACGATAGCCGACTGGACCGGCAGTGGTCACATGGATCTTCTCGTTAGCGACGTGACAGGTCATCATCGCCTGTTTCGCAATCTCGGTGACAAGTCGGTTCCGCCAAGCTTTGCAGAGGAGGAATTCCTTACCTACAAGGGAAAGCCGCTCAAGACAGTATGGCGCGTTCGCCCGGCGGTCGTTGATTGGAGGAAAGACGGGCAACTTCATTACGTTGCCCTCGATGAAGAAGGTGTTCTCAGTGACTGGAAGCAGGCATCGGAGACCGAACTCGCCTACAAACGATATCTCCATTGGGAGAACGGCGATCCCATGCGGTTTACAGTTGACGTGGGTGGCGGCCGCGGCCGCGTGAAGCTCTGCTTCTGTGACTGGGAAGGTACCGGCCGCACCGACCTGATTTTCGGCACGCACGCCCGCGCATGTGTCCCGCCGGATCCCGAAACAGGGGCACCTCGCAACACAACAAAGCAGGCGGGAATCTTCCTGTCCCGCAACGTCGGCACCGCTGAAGAACCACGGTTCGCTTTGCCGGTCCCGTTCCGCTTCCGTAATGAAGTCATCGCCATGGCCATGCATGTGGCGTCTCCCGAAGCTGTCGACTGGGCCGGCCGGGGCGCGCTCGATCTCATCGTCGGCGTTGAAGACGGCACCCTTGTCTGGCTCAAGCGGGAGGATCTGTCATGGTAGGCGTTGAAGTCAAAGGTACGACGCGGCTGCTGGGGCTGATCGGAGATCCGATCGCTCAGGCAAAAACACCATCCGTCATCAACCCGATCTTTGCGAGTCGTGGAGCGGATATCGCCTGCGTGCCGCTGCAAGTGCCGGCAGCGGATCTTCAGAAGATCTGGGCAGGCCTCAAGGCGACGTCGAACCTCATCGGGTTCGGCATCACCCTGCCGCATAAGCAGATGGCCATCGACCTCTGCGACAGTCTTGACCCGGTAGCGGCGCGGGTGGGCGCCGTCAACCTAGTTCGCCGGGAGCGGGATGGCAGCTTTCGCGGCTATCAGTTCGACGGCCGCGGCTTTGTCCGCGGCCTACAGGCTAAGCGGATAACCATCAAAAACCGCGACGTACTGATGATTGGGGCGGGTGGCGCAGCTGTCGCTATGGCGTTTGCACTGATAGAGGCAGGCGCAAAGAGCATCACTGTTTCTAATCGCACACTGGAGAAGGCGGAAGCATTGGCGAGCGTGATAAATGGTGACTTCGGACGTCTTGTTGCGAAAGCCGGCAGCCCGCGCCCGCAAACCGGGCAACTGATCATCAACGCCACATCACTTGGCCTGAACGAGACCGATGCCCTGCCCCTTGACCCCGGACTGCTGCACCCAGGCATGACTCTGGCCGAAGTCATTGCCCAGCCTGAGATCACGCCCTTGTTATCCCAGGCGCAAGCACGTGGCATTGAGATCCACTCAGGTATTCACATGATCAAGGGTCAGGTCGATCTCATCGCAGACCATATTTGCGAACTCTGGTCTTGAACCAATATTTGCCGCAGCACGTCGGCCTCGACGCGCTGCGCTGTCATGCCAATGCCGTGCCCGCCGGAAGACCGGCAGCAAACCCCGCAATAAGTTTGATCTGGGCGGCGAGCATGTCATTTCCGTCGGAGATCATAGCCCCAGCGGCACGGGCCGCGCGCAGCAACGGCGTCTCCGCGGTCAAGCTGGCGATGTCCGCCACAAGCATTTCAGGTTGGATCGCGGCCTCCGGCATCGGAAATTGCGCAGTCCCCTTGATCCCGATCGGCGAGGCGTTGATGACCACGTCGTAGTCCCAACTGCTTGAGAAGTCAGCCGCTCTCGCACATTCTCGGCCTCGAGCGGCGTTGAACATCTCACGCGTAAAAACAAGCGAGGACTCAACAGGATCGATCAAATCGAGTCGAGCAATACCTTCGCCTGCAAGGGCAAAGGCTATTGCACGGCCGGCGCCCCCTGCCCCGACCATGAGAACACGGGCATCGCGCAAACGGGTCTTCGATTCGCCCAAGCCGTCGACAAAGCCTTGTCCGTCGAAAAGTGCTCCGTGCATGCGGCCGTCAGCGCCGCGCTGAACCGAGTTGACTGCCCCAACTGCTTCTGCCATGGGGGTCAGCGTCGCACAGCGGCCGCATGCTGCGACCTTATGCGGCACCGTCACACCGATCCCGGCAAGGTTGGGCACGGCGGAAAACGCATTCCACACAGCGTCGAAATGTTGAGCGGTCACATGAAACGGCACTGCGTAGAGATTGGCGCCGGCAGCCGCAAAGATCGGATTGATCAGGTGCGGCGTCTGTACCTGCGCGATGGGATCGCCAAAGACAGCATATATGCGCGACAGACCGTCGAGATTGGGTATTTGTTCCTTCACGTCAATTGCTCCCAAAAATCTGTTGACAACGGCTCAGTGCAATATCCAAAACCTCTCCGGGATCGCGCGCCCACCAGTCCGCCGAAAAGATTTCTACCTCCACAGGGCCCTCGAAACCGGAACGGCGCATCATTCGATCGATGGAAACGAGGTCTATGATTCCGTCGCCCATCATGCCTCTGTCGGTGAGCAGGTGCCGGGTCGGAAGGAGCCAATCGTTGACGTGAAATCCGAGCAGCCGTCCAGCTCTCCCGGCTCGCAGGATCTCCGCCTCCAGCCGCTCATCCCACCAGACATGATAGACGTCGACGACGACGCCGATGCCCGGACCGAGCGCTTCGCAAAGATCATTTGCGTGAGAAAGACTGGCAAGGACAGTACGATCGCCAACAAGCATGGGGTGGAGAGGCTCGATCGCGAGCTTGATTCCGACACGTCTGGCCATTTCCAGCAATCGTGCGATCTCGTCTTCAGCATGCTTTCGAGCTGCACCGAGATCGCCGTCCTTTTCTGTCAGGCCTCCAGTGAACAGGAAA is a genomic window containing:
- a CDS encoding shikimate dehydrogenase family protein → MKEQIPNLDGLSRIYAVFGDPIAQVQTPHLINPIFAAAGANLYAVPFHVTAQHFDAVWNAFSAVPNLAGIGVTVPHKVAACGRCATLTPMAEAVGAVNSVQRGADGRMHGALFDGQGFVDGLGESKTRLRDARVLMVGAGGAGRAIAFALAGEGIARLDLIDPVESSLVFTREMFNAARGRECARAADFSSSWDYDVVINASPIGIKGTAQFPMPEAAIQPEMLVADIASLTAETPLLRAARAAGAMISDGNDMLAAQIKLIAGFAAGLPAGTALA
- a CDS encoding ribokinase → MIIDFGSINVDLIFTVHEMPQAGQTLLATGFRTEAGGKGANQAVAASRDGATVVMVGAVGEDAMAGTALQNLQGAADLSRVARAPVWTGCASILIDARGRNMIAVAPGANLIASSDTIDEALLEEASIVLMQMENDVSQTEKLVRRTKETSARSILNLAPAFPLDPETLSLCDLIVVNEDEAEALAVWLRCEPSARSLSKRLNTGVLRTLGGDGAEAVMNGEEIKVSAMGVDVKDTTAAGDCFVGVLASALDRGLSLEAAMRRASKAAAIACSRPGSQSSIPFAAETDNWITG
- a CDS encoding FG-GAP repeat domain-containing protein, which codes for MRRQIGTNQDGTPILGEEELVEGVRGYVTAVRDGDVFHLVSASRMRKQIYVIPNVGKKGAPEFGDPVRLDLDADWVKGNEYFHMARFHDIDGDGVPELVVGSDCWDDYWPNGLEWNDEGYRGYDDANRWLGGPLRGFLYAFKNKGSLAQPLLERGRPLIAGETPLEVYGQLAPAFGNFGSARQSLIAGEFWNILHIARQREDGQFEPTTLLRTQDDKVLELDQCIHLPCVVDWDGDGREDILVGAEDGYVTYLKNCGDGEDGLPRFEKRGRVETTQPLIHAGVLPSPAAYDFSGDGHFDLVVGNSTGELLFYQSREANGAIYLDKEIMLRAGAKPIRIAAGPTGSIQGPSEKMFGYSCPTIADWTGSGHMDLLVSDVTGHHRLFRNLGDKSVPPSFAEEEFLTYKGKPLKTVWRVRPAVVDWRKDGQLHYVALDEEGVLSDWKQASETELAYKRYLHWENGDPMRFTVDVGGGRGRVKLCFCDWEGTGRTDLIFGTHARACVPPDPETGAPRNTTKQAGIFLSRNVGTAEEPRFALPVPFRFRNEVIAMAMHVASPEAVDWAGRGALDLIVGVEDGTLVWLKREDLSW
- a CDS encoding sugar phosphate isomerase/epimerase family protein → MEDIAGMTVKNSLSRSVAINHATVRERANMITFLHLCAERGINVVSVWGNEIDKIGEGAALAALESHGITVSGYNRIGPFTPEYLDQAQFELERAARFGADHVFLFTGGLTEKDGDLGAARKHAEDEIARLLEMARRVGIKLAIEPLHPMLVGDRTVLASLSHANDLCEALGPGIGVVVDVYHVWWDERLEAEILRAGRAGRLLGFHVNDWLLPTRHLLTDRGMMGDGIIDLVSIDRMMRRSGFEGPVEVEIFSADWWARDPGEVLDIALSRCQQIFGSN
- a CDS encoding dihydrodipicolinate synthase family protein gives rise to the protein MARNAHGIVPVMLTPLTPENHIDWDGLENLVEWYIRMGADTLFAVCQSSEMQKLSLEERVALSKKVVSLARGRVPVIASGHISERTEDQRAELKAMADTGIDALVLVTNRLDTANAGSEVFRSSIDAVLSWLPGDLQLGLYECPAPYRRLLSDDEFKFCRDTGRFVTLKDVSCDLETVKRRVALAEGSDFAVVNANAAIAAAAMRVGSKGFSGVFTNFHPDLYAWLYRHAGEESDLRRDLELFLALSAMAEPMGYPGLAKTYHNRLGTFSSPHSRVTDYDIAERHWAVMPLLDHIHAGTERFRQAIARVEASIER
- a CDS encoding shikimate dehydrogenase family protein, with the translated sequence MVGVEVKGTTRLLGLIGDPIAQAKTPSVINPIFASRGADIACVPLQVPAADLQKIWAGLKATSNLIGFGITLPHKQMAIDLCDSLDPVAARVGAVNLVRRERDGSFRGYQFDGRGFVRGLQAKRITIKNRDVLMIGAGGAAVAMAFALIEAGAKSITVSNRTLEKAEALASVINGDFGRLVAKAGSPRPQTGQLIINATSLGLNETDALPLDPGLLHPGMTLAEVIAQPEITPLLSQAQARGIEIHSGIHMIKGQVDLIADHICELWS